One genomic segment of Streptomyces sp. TLI_146 includes these proteins:
- a CDS encoding beta-ketoacyl synthase, with amino-acid sequence MSLSNHRLEGVAITGIGLSCALGNGAQHVWRGIRAGESGIAKTQRLDVSTLSCQYSGEASAAPSSHPRLRGRVDRATSLALTAAQEAVDSAALPQDSQDPYRMGIAVGTSVGGLDHGEQFHWDLLRDGPESTRADLLYTYPLYTSADALSIAFRFKGPKVVISNACAAGSNSIGFAADAIREGRADVMIAGGVDVLDILSLAGFDSLNALDSEPCAPYSRSTGLNLGEGAAFLVLESESYARKRGADILSHVLGYALTSDAYHATAPDPAGDGANRAMRAGLAQAALGPEHIDYVNGHGTGTPTNDSAETKAVDALFQGRTAAPMSSTKSQVGHMLGAAGAMEAATCVMALRDGVLPPTVNVDESRELTRDIVPNRSRPQELNVVVSNSFAFGGNNCSLVLGSHPAPPRTPAAHRVVITGAGPVTALGSGRRAFLDALREGRSGVGPARLNDLSRSRTALAAEVDTAECRRHVDRAYARRLDQIGLLTLAASRLALDDAGLRVTKAEAARIGMVFGTFSGPVETVEQLSETIGTQGPHRVNPRLFPNSVMNAAAGHACLALQIRGPLSTLATGCASGLSGLGYAADLIRRGEADVMLAVSADELTPLLHFGFDRVGLLAEGDPRPYSTTPTGAALGAGSTALVVESLEHALARGATILAEVKGHAITSDGHRVAGNDPSGEAWAESFRRALADGGVAASDVGTVFGDARGTAAIDHAEAAAIAQVWQAGTIRLSNLSPYTGHVPSTSALMSAVCATETLRTGWSPRVPEPSQPLDGLRPYLDSTAPSAGKACVVTAANWGGTYVSLVLAPWHESATAKEAA; translated from the coding sequence ATGAGCCTCAGCAACCACCGCCTCGAAGGCGTGGCCATCACCGGAATAGGCCTGAGCTGTGCGCTCGGCAACGGCGCACAGCACGTCTGGCGCGGTATCCGCGCAGGCGAGAGCGGCATCGCCAAGACACAGCGCCTGGACGTGTCGACACTCAGCTGCCAGTACTCCGGCGAGGCGTCCGCCGCCCCCTCCTCCCACCCCCGGCTGCGCGGACGCGTCGACCGCGCCACCTCGCTGGCCCTCACCGCCGCCCAGGAGGCGGTCGACAGCGCCGCACTGCCCCAGGACAGCCAGGACCCGTACCGCATGGGCATCGCGGTGGGCACCTCCGTGGGCGGTCTCGACCACGGGGAGCAGTTCCACTGGGACCTGCTCCGTGACGGCCCCGAGTCGACCCGCGCCGACCTGCTCTACACCTATCCCCTCTACACCTCCGCGGACGCGCTCAGCATCGCCTTCCGGTTCAAGGGCCCCAAGGTCGTCATCTCCAACGCCTGTGCCGCGGGCTCCAACTCCATCGGCTTCGCCGCCGACGCGATCCGCGAGGGCCGGGCGGACGTGATGATCGCCGGCGGGGTGGACGTCCTCGACATCCTCTCCCTCGCCGGCTTCGACAGCCTCAACGCCCTGGACTCCGAACCCTGCGCGCCCTACTCCCGCAGCACCGGCCTCAACCTCGGTGAGGGCGCGGCCTTCCTGGTCCTCGAATCGGAGTCGTACGCCCGAAAGCGCGGCGCCGACATCCTCAGCCACGTCCTGGGCTACGCCCTGACCAGCGACGCCTACCACGCCACCGCCCCCGACCCGGCGGGCGACGGCGCCAACCGCGCGATGCGCGCCGGACTGGCCCAGGCCGCCCTGGGCCCCGAGCACATCGACTACGTCAACGGGCACGGCACCGGCACCCCCACCAACGACAGCGCCGAGACCAAAGCCGTGGACGCCCTGTTCCAGGGACGCACCGCCGCCCCCATGAGCAGCACCAAGTCGCAGGTGGGCCACATGCTCGGCGCCGCCGGTGCCATGGAAGCCGCCACCTGTGTGATGGCACTGCGCGACGGGGTGCTGCCGCCCACGGTCAACGTCGACGAGAGCCGCGAGCTCACCCGCGACATCGTGCCCAACCGGTCCCGGCCACAGGAGCTGAACGTGGTCGTCTCCAACTCCTTCGCGTTCGGCGGCAACAACTGCTCCCTCGTCCTCGGTAGCCACCCCGCCCCGCCCCGTACTCCCGCCGCCCACCGCGTCGTCATCACCGGCGCCGGTCCGGTGACCGCGCTCGGCAGCGGCCGCCGCGCCTTCCTCGACGCCCTGCGCGAGGGCCGCAGCGGAGTGGGCCCGGCACGGCTGAACGACCTGAGCCGCTCCCGCACCGCCCTGGCCGCCGAGGTCGACACCGCCGAGTGCCGCCGCCACGTCGACCGCGCCTACGCCCGCCGACTGGACCAGATCGGCCTGCTCACCCTCGCCGCCAGCCGACTGGCCCTCGACGACGCCGGGCTGCGCGTCACCAAGGCGGAGGCGGCCCGCATCGGCATGGTGTTCGGTACCTTCAGCGGGCCCGTGGAGACCGTGGAGCAACTGAGCGAGACCATCGGCACCCAGGGCCCCCACCGCGTCAACCCCCGCCTCTTCCCCAACTCGGTGATGAACGCCGCCGCCGGACACGCCTGCCTCGCCCTGCAGATCCGCGGCCCGCTCTCCACCCTCGCCACCGGGTGCGCCTCCGGCCTCAGCGGTCTGGGCTACGCGGCCGACCTGATCCGCCGCGGCGAGGCGGACGTGATGCTCGCCGTCAGCGCCGACGAGCTCACCCCGCTGCTGCACTTCGGCTTCGACCGCGTCGGCCTGCTCGCCGAGGGTGATCCCCGCCCCTACAGCACCACGCCCACCGGCGCCGCTCTCGGCGCGGGCAGCACGGCCCTGGTCGTCGAGTCCCTGGAGCACGCACTCGCCCGGGGCGCGACCATCCTCGCCGAGGTCAAGGGCCACGCCATCACCAGCGACGGCCACCGCGTCGCGGGCAACGACCCCTCGGGCGAGGCCTGGGCGGAGAGCTTCCGCCGGGCTCTGGCCGACGGCGGCGTGGCGGCGTCGGACGTCGGCACGGTCTTCGGCGACGCCCGCGGCACCGCCGCGATCGACCACGCCGAAGCGGCCGCCATCGCCCAGGTGTGGCAGGCGGGCACGATCCGGCTGAGCAACCTCAGCCCGTACACCGGACACGTGCCCAGCACCTCGGCCCTGATGTCGGCCGTCTGCGCCACCGAGACCCTGCGCACCGGCTGGAGTCCCCGCGTCCCCGAGCCCTCCCAGCCGCTCGACGGCCTGCGCCCCTATCTCGACTCCACCGCCCCGAGCGCCGGCAAGGCGTGCGTGGTCACCGCCGCCAACTGGGGCGGCACCTATGTCTCCCTGGTCCTCGCCCCCTGGCACGAGAGCGCCACGGCCAAGGAGGCGGCGTGA
- a CDS encoding holo-ACP synthase, giving the protein MNSPTTACPALRISWPQHCPPRDDPRWNEWLTGTERAYAHSLARAEEHLSARKAAKEAAAQLLGWPGPPPWQDMEIRRRTDRAPVLTVRGPLARWMREQGLVTPHVSLTHARGYAAALAWYPSGGER; this is encoded by the coding sequence GTGAACTCCCCCACCACCGCCTGCCCCGCCCTCCGCATCAGCTGGCCGCAGCACTGCCCGCCGCGCGACGACCCCCGCTGGAACGAATGGCTGACCGGCACCGAACGCGCCTACGCGCACTCCCTGGCCCGCGCCGAGGAGCATCTGTCCGCCCGCAAAGCGGCCAAGGAGGCGGCCGCGCAGCTCCTGGGCTGGCCGGGCCCGCCGCCCTGGCAGGACATGGAGATCCGCCGCCGCACGGACCGGGCGCCCGTCCTGACCGTCCGCGGCCCGCTCGCCCGCTGGATGCGCGAGCAGGGACTGGTGACACCCCACGTCTCCCTGACACATGCCCGGGGGTACGCGGCCGCCCTCGCCTGGTACCCCAGCGGCGGGGAGCGGTGA
- a CDS encoding SDR family NAD(P)-dependent oxidoreductase, whose amino-acid sequence MGTPRPYDRVALVTGALGGIGTAITRALLDQGMGVVVTDLDGEACRTAANDLNRGPLRGCAAGHALDVTDPDSWQRVTRFARRRFGHLDVLVNNAGTLGIHGLESCTPQEWDRVVDTCQRGAWLGMRAAAPCLRSAGGGSIVNISSIYGMVGSGASFAYHAAKGAVRAMTRAAAIELAPAGIRVNTVSPGMVATPMTASVPQDFVSDVTARTPLRRPAHPDEVAAAVRFLACDTASFITGTELVVDGGFTAL is encoded by the coding sequence ATGGGCACGCCACGGCCCTACGACCGGGTGGCGCTGGTGACCGGGGCGCTCGGCGGCATCGGCACGGCCATCACCCGTGCCCTGCTCGACCAGGGCATGGGCGTGGTGGTCACGGACCTGGACGGCGAGGCCTGCCGCACGGCAGCGAACGACCTCAACAGGGGCCCGCTCAGGGGCTGCGCGGCCGGTCACGCACTCGACGTGACCGACCCCGACTCCTGGCAGCGGGTGACCCGGTTCGCCCGCCGCCGCTTCGGCCACCTCGACGTCCTGGTCAACAACGCCGGAACGCTCGGCATCCACGGCCTGGAGAGCTGCACGCCCCAGGAGTGGGACCGTGTGGTGGACACCTGCCAACGCGGTGCCTGGCTGGGGATGCGGGCCGCCGCCCCGTGTCTGAGGTCGGCCGGGGGCGGCTCGATCGTCAACATCAGCTCCATCTACGGCATGGTCGGCTCGGGCGCCTCCTTCGCCTACCACGCCGCCAAGGGCGCCGTACGGGCCATGACCCGCGCCGCGGCCATCGAACTGGCCCCCGCCGGCATCCGGGTCAACACCGTCTCCCCCGGCATGGTCGCCACCCCCATGACCGCGTCCGTCCCCCAGGACTTCGTCAGCGACGTCACCGCACGCACCCCCCTGCGCCGCCCGGCCCACCCCGACGAAGTGGCGGCGGCGGTGCGCTTCCTGGCCTGCGACACGGCCTCCTTCATCACCGGTACCGAACTCGTCGTCGACGGCGGCTTCACCGCCCTGTGA
- a CDS encoding DHA2 family efflux MFS transporter permease subunit produces the protein MEQDHSRAPWVALSVLCTGFFMIVLDTTIVHVAIPAMMHEMATDVDHVLWVVNAYLISYAVFMIPAGRLGTRYGPRRIHLAGLVLFTAASALCGCAGSVGELLAWRALQGLGAALVTPQIGAFIAVLFPARRRGAAFGALTSVMGLSIVAGPLLGGVLVTRVGWHWIFMVNVPVGIAVLLLSATLLPAPPPSGRRGTDLLGLALVTTGLTTLTFALLGSGRPHRGAALCAGTALLILFFVQQRANTRSPLLPHALFARRDFAVANGIGAAVHFAVIGSATPIALLLQQQLHLTALRSALLIAPTPLAAAAAAHIAGRLADRIGGKPFVIGGLLTYAYGLALLGAQARPGMDPWELLPAMLLADLGIGSALAPLTKIAMDAVDSRHAGPASGVLNTSRQVGGILGGAAVGALMSRQSGAPGPKSPRPTGGAGPATDYASALHTTTLLTSGVLFLAALAAATLAPGSRRPRHPRRTAVLRLDTLPAVVREQHGYQAVQILTAIRVPARGRHEVIGFEVAGADGAAAWSRLLLGVHSHGRGLASVQYVVCDDAPGLAAAVGAELRLPTRPASETRGPAAELRRTLRGHLDTDDLAHTPAALAATVEQAIAAQNRRWATGRRPRRRTWRPPPQ, from the coding sequence ATGGAGCAGGACCACAGCCGGGCGCCCTGGGTCGCGCTGAGCGTCCTGTGCACGGGCTTCTTCATGATCGTGCTGGACACCACGATCGTCCACGTGGCCATCCCGGCGATGATGCACGAGATGGCCACGGACGTGGACCACGTCCTCTGGGTCGTCAACGCCTACCTGATCAGCTACGCGGTCTTCATGATCCCTGCCGGGCGGCTCGGCACCCGCTACGGCCCCCGCCGGATCCACCTCGCGGGACTGGTCCTGTTCACCGCCGCCTCGGCCCTGTGCGGCTGCGCCGGCAGTGTCGGCGAACTCCTCGCCTGGCGCGCGCTCCAGGGGCTCGGGGCGGCCCTGGTCACCCCGCAGATCGGCGCCTTCATCGCGGTGCTCTTCCCCGCCCGCCGACGCGGAGCCGCCTTCGGCGCCCTCACCAGCGTCATGGGCCTGTCGATCGTCGCGGGCCCCCTCCTCGGCGGGGTCCTGGTGACCCGCGTCGGCTGGCACTGGATCTTCATGGTCAACGTGCCCGTCGGCATCGCGGTGCTCCTGCTGTCCGCCACCCTGCTGCCCGCACCACCACCGAGCGGCCGCCGCGGCACGGACCTGCTCGGCCTGGCCCTGGTGACCACCGGCCTCACCACCCTCACCTTCGCCCTGCTCGGCAGCGGCCGGCCCCACCGCGGAGCTGCCCTCTGCGCGGGAACCGCCCTCCTGATCCTGTTCTTCGTACAGCAGCGCGCCAACACCCGCTCCCCGCTGTTGCCACACGCGCTCTTCGCCCGGCGCGACTTCGCCGTGGCCAACGGCATCGGCGCCGCCGTGCACTTCGCGGTCATCGGCAGCGCCACTCCCATCGCTCTGCTCCTGCAACAGCAGTTGCACCTCACCGCGCTGCGGTCCGCCCTTCTCATCGCCCCCACCCCGCTCGCCGCCGCGGCGGCGGCGCACATCGCCGGGCGCCTCGCCGACCGCATCGGCGGCAAACCCTTCGTCATCGGCGGTCTGCTGACCTACGCGTACGGACTCGCCCTGCTGGGAGCGCAGGCCCGGCCGGGGATGGACCCCTGGGAGCTCCTCCCGGCGATGCTCCTGGCGGACCTCGGCATCGGCTCGGCCCTGGCCCCCCTCACCAAGATCGCGATGGACGCGGTCGACAGCCGGCACGCGGGCCCCGCATCCGGTGTGCTCAACACCAGCCGCCAGGTGGGCGGCATCCTCGGCGGCGCCGCCGTGGGAGCACTGATGAGCCGTCAGAGCGGGGCGCCCGGACCGAAGTCGCCTCGGCCCACCGGCGGGGCCGGGCCCGCGACGGACTACGCCTCGGCCCTGCACACCACGACCCTCCTCACGTCCGGCGTCCTGTTCCTCGCGGCCCTCGCCGCCGCGACACTCGCCCCGGGCTCACGGCGCCCCCGCCACCCGCGCCGTACGGCGGTCCTGCGGCTGGACACCCTGCCCGCCGTCGTCCGGGAGCAACACGGCTACCAGGCCGTGCAGATCCTCACCGCGATCCGCGTCCCCGCGCGTGGGCGCCACGAGGTCATCGGCTTCGAAGTGGCGGGCGCCGACGGCGCCGCCGCCTGGTCCCGGCTGCTCTTGGGGGTGCACTCCCACGGCCGGGGCCTGGCCTCCGTCCAGTACGTGGTGTGCGACGACGCACCCGGGCTGGCCGCGGCGGTCGGCGCCGAACTCCGCCTGCCGACCCGGCCGGCCAGCGAGACCCGCGGCCCCGCCGCCGAACTGCGCCGCACCCTGCGAGGACACCTGGACACCGACGACCTCGCGCACACGCCCGCGGCCCTGGCCGCCACCGTCGAGCAGGCGATAGCCGCGCAGAACAGGCGGTGGGCCACCGGGCGCCGCCCCCGTCGCAGGACCTGGCGCCCACCTCCCCAATGA
- a CDS encoding acyltransferase, with protein sequence MSIPQELSSRNATPTAHEGVARRLPTLTGMRFVAAAAVLLCHFSLYIRGNPDFWRNLGQVGVSFFFVLSGFVLTWSARPGTGARAVWRTRAAKIFPNHLLVAAAHAGLMLLTGKAIVAAQILPTATLTQSWIPGFDLTTAISPVSWTLSCEVFFYLAFPLLLTQIRRIPPRYLWWAAAVLVAVIFTLPVIAEHFVPNGKPMSPLLPYLDNDAWFVGFFPLARAFEFALGMVLARIVAADRWVQLGMAPAAVLFVLAYWLSMGSGLYSFSAATVIPIGMLICAGAVADVQGCPSPLRHPYFVRLGEISFALYLVHKPVIDYGTKLLGIPHFSGMALVDQVAVLTPLFGVALLLAWLLYVGVERPMMRHWGRRRPRRGASHRAACRECPARTCPGQPSGPDHLDGEDLTGSPSTR encoded by the coding sequence ATGTCCATCCCCCAGGAACTCTCTTCGCGCAACGCGACCCCAACAGCACACGAAGGGGTCGCGCGCAGGCTCCCCACGCTCACCGGAATGCGCTTCGTCGCCGCGGCGGCCGTCCTGCTGTGCCACTTCTCCCTCTACATCCGCGGCAACCCCGACTTCTGGCGCAACCTCGGCCAGGTGGGCGTCTCGTTCTTCTTCGTCCTCAGCGGCTTCGTCCTCACCTGGTCGGCCAGACCCGGCACGGGGGCACGAGCCGTCTGGCGCACGCGAGCAGCGAAGATCTTCCCCAACCACCTCCTGGTCGCGGCGGCCCACGCGGGTCTCATGCTGCTGACCGGCAAGGCGATCGTCGCCGCACAGATCCTCCCGACGGCGACACTCACCCAGTCGTGGATCCCCGGGTTCGACCTCACGACGGCCATCAGCCCCGTGAGCTGGACCCTCTCCTGCGAAGTTTTCTTCTACCTCGCCTTCCCGCTGCTGCTGACGCAGATCCGCCGCATCCCCCCGAGATACCTGTGGTGGGCGGCCGCCGTCCTGGTAGCCGTCATCTTCACCCTGCCGGTGATCGCCGAACACTTCGTCCCCAACGGGAAGCCGATGTCCCCACTGCTTCCCTATCTCGACAACGACGCCTGGTTCGTGGGCTTCTTCCCCCTCGCGCGTGCCTTCGAGTTCGCCCTCGGCATGGTGCTGGCCCGAATCGTCGCGGCGGACAGGTGGGTCCAGCTCGGCATGGCGCCCGCCGCGGTGCTGTTCGTCCTCGCCTACTGGCTGTCGATGGGATCCGGCCTGTACTCCTTCTCCGCCGCCACGGTCATCCCGATCGGCATGCTGATCTGCGCGGGCGCGGTCGCGGACGTCCAGGGGTGCCCCTCCCCGCTGCGCCACCCCTACTTCGTGCGGCTCGGTGAGATCTCCTTCGCCCTGTACCTGGTGCACAAGCCGGTCATCGACTACGGCACCAAGCTGCTGGGCATACCGCACTTCAGCGGGATGGCCCTGGTGGACCAGGTAGCCGTACTGACTCCGCTGTTCGGCGTGGCACTGCTGCTGGCCTGGCTGCTGTACGTGGGCGTGGAACGCCCGATGATGCGGCACTGGGGCCGGCGGCGCCCCCGCCGCGGCGCGAGCCACCGGGCCGCCTGCCGCGAGTGCCCGGCCCGCACCTGCCCAGGACAGCCGAGCGGCCCGGACCACCTGGACGGGGAGGACCTGACCGGCTCCCCCTCGACACGCTGA
- a CDS encoding MMPL family transporter, translating into MLDKLAALVTARRRLVLGVSLLFCVVAGALGASAATKLSTGGFDVPGAESTLAAATLSERFGSGEPNLILLVKAPGGVDRPDTVREGVELTRRLAAEPGVQDAVSYWTEGKAAALRAGRSDSALVLAHLKGDENQVGRYLDEIRPRYEQGFQGLTVEFGGRAEVARELNQQIQKDLMFAELLIIPVTLILLVFVFRGVIAALLPLALGVVAVIGALAVLGLLTQFTDVSVFAINLTTGLGLGLGIDYSLFVVSRYREELATGATVGDAIVTSVRTAGRTVLYSAVTVALSLSALLLFPMYFLRSFAYAGIAVVAFAALSALVLLPALLAVLGTRVNTWSWTRRRTACEGRNAWYRLAGFVVRRPVPMATGAVAVLLLLGAPFLGVRLNLADERSLPADAEAHRVVSVLRHDYPAREADPTLVVAGDSGPPQSRAADIDAYAARLSALRHVARVDAWTGSYADGHRIAGPDGSRRRYAAQDGTWLSVVGSVDPYSEEGQSLVRDIRQAKAPFDVTTAGTASAFRDTMDALTGRIPYCLLLIAVTTFLLLFLLTGSVVMPVKAIVLNLLSLTATFGALVWVFQEGHMRWLTGDFALTGGIVATTPVMVFCLAFGLSMDYEVFLLSRIKEEYDATGDTARSVVHGLGKSGGIVTAAAALIALVFLSFLTSGITYMKTLGLGLALAVLVDATVVRGVLLPAFMRLAGRFNWWAPAWLARLHRRIGLDEGSGEARR; encoded by the coding sequence ATGCTCGACAAGCTGGCCGCACTGGTGACCGCACGCCGCAGACTCGTCCTCGGGGTGAGTCTGTTGTTCTGCGTCGTGGCGGGCGCGCTGGGCGCCTCCGCCGCGACGAAGCTGTCCACGGGCGGATTCGACGTACCCGGCGCCGAGTCCACCCTGGCCGCCGCCACCCTCAGTGAACGCTTCGGCAGCGGCGAACCGAATCTGATTCTGCTCGTCAAGGCTCCAGGCGGCGTCGACAGGCCCGATACCGTGCGCGAGGGCGTGGAGCTGACCCGCCGGCTCGCTGCCGAGCCCGGTGTCCAGGATGCGGTCTCCTACTGGACCGAAGGCAAGGCCGCCGCGCTGCGCGCCGGGAGATCCGACTCGGCCCTCGTACTCGCTCATCTGAAGGGTGACGAGAACCAGGTGGGCCGCTACCTCGACGAGATTCGCCCGCGGTACGAGCAAGGTTTCCAAGGGCTGACGGTGGAGTTCGGCGGGCGCGCCGAAGTCGCCCGGGAGCTCAACCAGCAGATCCAGAAAGATCTCATGTTCGCGGAGTTGCTGATCATCCCTGTGACGCTCATCCTCTTGGTGTTCGTCTTCCGGGGGGTGATCGCGGCCCTGCTGCCCCTAGCGCTCGGTGTCGTGGCCGTCATCGGCGCTCTCGCCGTGCTCGGGCTGCTCACGCAGTTCACCGATGTGTCGGTGTTCGCGATCAACCTGACCACGGGCCTCGGTCTGGGCCTGGGCATCGACTACAGCCTGTTCGTCGTCAGCCGGTACAGAGAGGAGCTCGCCACCGGTGCCACGGTGGGCGACGCCATCGTCACCAGTGTGCGCACCGCCGGACGCACCGTGCTGTACTCGGCCGTCACCGTCGCCCTGTCGCTGTCGGCGCTGCTGCTGTTCCCGATGTACTTCCTGCGCTCGTTCGCCTACGCGGGCATCGCGGTCGTCGCCTTCGCCGCGCTGTCCGCGCTGGTGCTGCTGCCCGCCCTGCTGGCGGTCCTCGGCACACGCGTCAACACCTGGTCCTGGACCAGGCGCAGGACGGCGTGCGAGGGGCGCAACGCCTGGTACCGGCTGGCCGGGTTCGTCGTACGCCGCCCGGTGCCCATGGCCACGGGCGCGGTCGCCGTCCTGCTGTTGCTCGGGGCGCCGTTCCTGGGCGTCAGGCTCAATCTCGCCGACGAGCGGTCCTTGCCCGCCGACGCCGAAGCGCACAGGGTCGTCTCCGTTCTCCGGCACGACTACCCGGCCCGTGAGGCGGATCCGACCCTGGTCGTCGCCGGGGACTCGGGTCCACCGCAGAGCCGTGCCGCGGACATCGACGCGTACGCCGCGCGGCTCTCGGCGCTGCGCCACGTCGCGCGGGTGGACGCCTGGACCGGCTCCTACGCGGACGGCCACCGGATCGCCGGGCCAGACGGCTCGCGCCGGCGCTATGCGGCCCAGGACGGCACTTGGCTGTCGGTGGTGGGCTCCGTCGACCCGTACAGCGAGGAGGGTCAGTCGTTGGTCCGTGACATTCGTCAGGCCAAGGCTCCCTTCGACGTCACCACGGCCGGCACGGCCTCGGCCTTCCGCGACACGATGGACGCCCTGACCGGCCGCATACCTTACTGCCTGTTGCTCATCGCGGTCACCACGTTCCTGCTGCTGTTCCTGCTCACCGGCAGCGTGGTGATGCCCGTCAAGGCGATCGTGCTCAATCTGCTCAGTCTCACCGCCACCTTCGGCGCTCTGGTGTGGGTGTTCCAGGAGGGGCATATGCGGTGGCTCACCGGCGATTTCGCCCTCACCGGGGGCATCGTCGCCACCACGCCGGTCATGGTCTTCTGTCTGGCCTTCGGCCTCTCGATGGACTACGAGGTGTTCCTGCTCTCCCGGATCAAGGAGGAGTACGACGCCACGGGCGACACTGCCCGGTCCGTCGTCCACGGGCTGGGAAAGAGCGGGGGGATCGTCACCGCGGCCGCCGCGCTCATCGCCCTGGTGTTTCTCTCCTTCCTCACCTCCGGCATCACGTACATGAAGACGCTGGGGCTGGGCCTCGCCCTGGCGGTGCTCGTGGACGCCACCGTCGTACGCGGGGTGCTGCTCCCGGCCTTCATGCGGCTGGCCGGACGGTTCAACTGGTGGGCCCCGGCCTGGCTCGCGCGGCTGCACCGGCGCATCGGCCTCGACGAGGGATCCGGTGAGGCGCGCCGCTGA
- a CDS encoding peptidoglycan-binding protein — MLTGPNCERTPGAPLLKRGDTGRAVRELQCLLAYCGYYTGPLDGYYGSALGQALLRYQRDHGLPMDGEAGPRVWALLRAGVC; from the coding sequence GTGCTGACGGGTCCCAACTGCGAGCGCACCCCGGGCGCTCCTCTGCTCAAGCGAGGTGACACCGGCAGGGCAGTACGCGAACTCCAGTGCCTGCTCGCGTACTGCGGCTACTACACCGGCCCCCTCGACGGCTACTACGGCTCCGCACTGGGGCAGGCGCTCCTGCGCTACCAGAGGGATCACGGCCTGCCCATGGATGGTGAGGCGGGTCCCCGGGTGTGGGCGCTGCTGCGTGCTGGGGTGTGCTGA
- a CDS encoding peptidoglycan-binding protein: protein MVWALVWAVALAVGCAVLVVAPCTGTVRPEWPAWTRDTATSAPCPYRGGYYTGTARLRRGCIGDAVREVQALLLQCGYPVTCVDGVFGPPLETLVKAFQTDQGLRADGAVGPATWERLRHC, encoded by the coding sequence GTGGTGTGGGCCCTGGTGTGGGCGGTGGCGCTGGCAGTGGGGTGTGCGGTGCTGGTGGTGGCGCCGTGTACCGGAACGGTCCGGCCGGAGTGGCCGGCCTGGACCCGGGACACCGCCACCTCGGCGCCGTGCCCCTACCGGGGCGGCTACTACACGGGCACGGCCCGGTTACGGCGGGGCTGTATCGGGGACGCGGTCCGCGAGGTGCAGGCCCTGCTTCTGCAGTGCGGCTACCCGGTCACGTGCGTGGACGGCGTCTTCGGCCCACCCCTGGAAACCCTGGTGAAGGCATTCCAGACCGATCAGGGGCTGCGTGCGGACGGCGCGGTGGGCCCGGCCACCTGGGAGCGGCTGCGCCACTGCTGA
- a CDS encoding peptidoglycan-binding protein yields MLNRRKLFSTVAATVLAAGLSVGAAGAATAAPASHAQPSVSAVATGCGYYSGNALTVKGNTGNRVKEVQCLLLSWGFSVGPDGVDGDFGTNTYNAVRSFQSWYGGLAVDGQVGVNTWRALRS; encoded by the coding sequence GTGTTAAACCGCAGGAAGCTGTTCAGCACAGTGGCCGCCACCGTGCTGGCCGCAGGTCTGTCCGTCGGTGCGGCCGGGGCCGCCACCGCGGCTCCCGCCAGCCATGCCCAGCCCTCCGTGTCCGCCGTCGCCACTGGCTGCGGCTACTACTCGGGCAACGCGCTCACGGTGAAGGGGAACACGGGCAACCGGGTCAAGGAGGTCCAGTGCCTGCTTCTGTCGTGGGGCTTCAGTGTCGGTCCCGACGGGGTCGACGGTGACTTCGGAACCAACACCTATAACGCGGTTCGCTCCTTCCAGAGCTGGTACGGCGGACTGGCTGTCGACGGCCAGGTCGGCGTCAACACCTGGCGCGCTCTGCGCAGCTGA
- a CDS encoding endonuclease/exonuclease/phosphatase family protein — MRLRHRAALALSGLLLGTGLAWPQVAAAGAARPAATAEIIGQFNMAGGNSEHGGTGDEAADALVRSVKDRRPAFMTLQETCADWVARLKSQLADYSVAFHPVQQRAGGPNSTCVHPSDFGNGVLVRNDLGFADPDHPDIHPLQSPPDFEQREMQCLRSPSRALAVCTAHLTVGNDGKHLRARRHEASVAQGILATEYAGYTHFLGGDLNDDPLSGATDNFYALGYGRGAHGEFKEVGSPCRNDIKPGFLIVAPWPVWT, encoded by the coding sequence ATGCGATTACGTCATAGAGCCGCACTGGCACTGAGCGGCCTGCTGCTCGGTACGGGCCTGGCCTGGCCTCAGGTCGCCGCAGCCGGCGCGGCGCGTCCCGCCGCAACCGCCGAGATCATCGGCCAGTTCAACATGGCCGGAGGGAACAGCGAGCACGGCGGCACAGGCGACGAGGCGGCCGATGCCCTCGTCCGCAGCGTGAAGGACCGCCGCCCCGCGTTCATGACCCTCCAGGAGACGTGCGCCGACTGGGTCGCACGGCTCAAGAGCCAACTCGCCGACTACTCAGTGGCATTCCATCCGGTCCAGCAGCGTGCCGGAGGCCCCAACAGCACGTGCGTCCACCCCTCCGACTTCGGCAACGGCGTGCTGGTCCGCAACGACCTCGGCTTCGCTGACCCCGATCATCCCGATATCCACCCCCTCCAGTCCCCGCCCGATTTCGAGCAGCGCGAGATGCAGTGTTTGCGATCACCTTCGCGCGCACTCGCCGTGTGCACCGCCCATCTGACCGTCGGCAACGATGGCAAGCATCTGCGGGCCCGCCGTCACGAGGCTTCGGTCGCCCAGGGCATCCTCGCCACCGAGTACGCCGGTTACACCCACTTCCTCGGAGGCGACCTCAACGACGACCCGCTCTCCGGGGCGACGGACAACTTCTACGCCCTCGGCTACGGGCGCGGCGCGCATGGCGAGTTCAAAGAGGTCGGCAGCCCGTGCCGGAACGACATCAAGCCGGGCTTCTTGATCGTGGCTCCCTGGCCCGTCTGGACCTGA